A genome region from Geobacter pickeringii includes the following:
- a CDS encoding amino acid ABC transporter substrate-binding protein: protein MKKLVMLFVSALLVALTATAFAADGSWNRVKTAGKLVIGLDDAFPPMGYRDASGKLIGFDIDAAEEVGKRLGIKIEWQPTAWDGVIHSLNSKKFDAIWNGMTITDERTKEVAFTKPYIMDGQIAIVKFSDKRFKKLADLKKVKVGAQKGSSALSAVKKLPSAPAELKEYEDNPKALLDLEAGRIDVVVIDNVTGRDFIAKRPGQFKVVPGFISKEPFGVAFRKDETELREKVQKTLDKMVKDGTMAKISRKWFAEDITNPKKW from the coding sequence GTGAAAAAACTCGTCATGCTGTTCGTCTCCGCGCTGCTCGTGGCGCTCACCGCAACTGCCTTCGCGGCCGACGGTTCCTGGAACCGGGTCAAGACCGCCGGGAAACTGGTCATCGGCCTCGATGACGCCTTCCCCCCCATGGGATACCGCGACGCCAGCGGCAAGCTGATCGGCTTCGACATCGACGCCGCCGAAGAAGTAGGCAAGCGTCTCGGCATCAAGATCGAGTGGCAGCCCACCGCCTGGGACGGCGTCATCCACTCCCTCAACTCCAAGAAGTTCGATGCCATCTGGAACGGCATGACCATCACCGACGAGCGGACCAAGGAAGTCGCCTTCACCAAGCCGTACATCATGGACGGTCAGATCGCCATCGTGAAGTTCTCCGACAAGCGCTTCAAGAAGCTCGCCGACCTGAAGAAGGTGAAGGTGGGCGCCCAGAAGGGCTCCTCGGCCCTGAGCGCCGTGAAAAAGCTCCCCTCCGCTCCGGCAGAACTGAAGGAGTACGAGGACAACCCCAAGGCGCTCCTGGACCTTGAGGCGGGCCGCATCGACGTGGTGGTGATCGACAACGTCACCGGCCGCGACTTCATCGCCAAGCGTCCGGGGCAGTTCAAAGTGGTCCCCGGCTTCATCAGCAAGGAGCCGTTTGGCGTCGCGTTCCGCAAGGACGAGACGGAACTGCGCGAGAAGGTCCAGAAGACCCTCGACAAGATGGTGAAGGACGGCACCATGGCGAAGATCTCCCGCAAATGGTTTGCCGAGGACATCACCAACCCCAAGAAATGGTAA
- a CDS encoding amino acid ABC transporter ATP-binding protein, with protein MSDVRPLIQLENITKRFKSLTAVNGVNLKVHPGEKLVIIGPSGSGKSTLLRSINLLEEIDEGTIRFEGNEVGYVRRHGKLHLDKQPAICRLRAEIGMVFQHFHLFPHMTVLGNVMEGPLTVQRKSAAEAREIALAMLAKVGLTDKKDVYPATLSGGQKQRVAIARAIAMRPKLMLFDEPTSALDPELVGEVFDTIHALADEGMTMIIVTHHMGFARELADRVIFMEGGNFLAEGTPQEFFAEGMNNERIQSFLNRIL; from the coding sequence ATGAGCGACGTTAGACCACTCATCCAGCTGGAAAACATCACCAAGCGCTTCAAGAGCCTGACAGCGGTGAACGGCGTGAACCTCAAGGTCCATCCGGGGGAGAAGCTCGTCATCATCGGCCCGTCGGGATCGGGGAAGTCGACGTTGCTCCGCTCCATCAACCTCCTGGAGGAGATCGACGAGGGGACCATCCGCTTCGAGGGGAACGAGGTCGGCTACGTCCGCCGCCACGGCAAGCTCCACCTGGACAAGCAGCCGGCCATCTGCCGGCTTCGGGCCGAGATCGGCATGGTCTTCCAGCACTTTCATCTCTTTCCTCACATGACGGTGCTCGGCAACGTGATGGAGGGGCCGCTGACGGTGCAGAGGAAGAGCGCCGCCGAGGCCCGGGAGATCGCCCTCGCCATGCTCGCCAAGGTGGGGCTCACTGACAAGAAGGACGTCTACCCGGCCACCCTCTCCGGAGGGCAGAAGCAGCGGGTCGCCATCGCCCGGGCCATCGCCATGCGGCCGAAGCTGATGCTCTTCGACGAGCCGACCTCGGCCCTGGACCCGGAGCTGGTGGGGGAGGTCTTCGACACCATCCATGCCCTGGCCGACGAAGGGATGACTATGATCATCGTCACCCACCACATGGGATTCGCGCGGGAGCTTGCCGACCGCGTGATCTTCATGGAAGGGGGGAACTTCCTGGCCGAGGGGACCCCCCAGGAGTTCTTCGCCGAGGGGATGAACAACGAGCGGATCCAGTCGTTCCTGAACCGGATACTGTGA
- a CDS encoding amino acid ABC transporter permease (The N-terminal region of this protein, as described by TIGR01726, is a three transmembrane segment that identifies a subfamily of ABC transporter permease subunits, which specificities that include histidine, arginine, glutamine, glutamate, L-cystine (sic), the opines (in Agrobacterium) octopine and nopaline, etc.), translating to MINVLGRVATALLFLWITVAAALGAEADYDQLFREANDLMGAGDLPAAVEVLKKVPRPKPGGDGEAFVRSRMQIAKLHFAATEMEGALSAAREVLALYPDNSEAKNFVASVEREQKPRYVTFLQDCLKFLPVLLKGAVMTLLLVVCTMLISPIGGLLIALGRISTFKPLSALCWFVIWLFRGTPLLLQLFFIYYGLPSMGITLKPITAAVIGLGLNYSAYLGEIIRGAIQSIDHGQTEAAKALGMTYGQTMRRVVIPQTYKRLMPPIGNEFIALIKDTALVSTIAMVELMRAADQMFNTYFNVTALILAAVIYLVFTTFFTFLFEKIEHRAGIYERR from the coding sequence ATGATCAACGTACTCGGCAGGGTCGCCACGGCCCTGCTTTTTTTGTGGATTACCGTTGCCGCCGCCCTCGGGGCCGAAGCGGATTACGACCAGCTCTTCCGCGAGGCCAACGACCTCATGGGAGCAGGGGACCTTCCCGCCGCCGTAGAGGTGTTGAAGAAGGTCCCCAGGCCGAAGCCCGGCGGGGACGGAGAGGCTTTCGTCCGGAGCCGGATGCAGATCGCCAAGCTCCACTTCGCGGCAACGGAGATGGAGGGGGCCCTCTCCGCGGCCCGGGAAGTGCTCGCCCTCTACCCCGACAACAGCGAGGCGAAGAACTTCGTCGCCTCGGTGGAGCGGGAGCAGAAGCCCCGCTACGTCACCTTCCTCCAGGACTGCCTGAAGTTCCTCCCGGTTCTCCTGAAGGGGGCGGTGATGACGCTGCTGCTGGTCGTCTGCACCATGCTCATCTCCCCCATCGGCGGCCTCCTCATCGCCCTGGGGCGGATCAGCACCTTCAAGCCCCTGTCTGCCCTCTGCTGGTTCGTCATCTGGCTCTTCCGGGGGACGCCGTTACTGCTCCAGCTCTTCTTCATCTACTACGGCCTCCCCTCCATGGGGATCACGCTCAAGCCAATTACGGCGGCAGTCATCGGCCTGGGGCTCAACTATTCGGCCTATCTCGGCGAGATCATCCGGGGGGCGATCCAGAGCATCGACCACGGCCAGACCGAGGCGGCCAAGGCGCTGGGGATGACCTACGGCCAGACCATGCGCCGGGTGGTGATCCCCCAGACCTACAAGCGGCTCATGCCCCCTATCGGCAACGAGTTCATCGCCCTCATCAAGGACACGGCGCTGGTCTCCACCATCGCCATGGTGGAGCTGATGCGGGCCGCCGACCAGATGTTCAACACCTACTTCAACGTGACGGCCCTCATCCTGGCCGCCGTCATCTACCTGGTCTTCACGACGTTCTTCACCTTCCTCTTCGAGAAGATCGAGCACCGGGCGGGGATCTATGAGCGACGTTAG
- a CDS encoding SDR family oxidoreductase → MSLGEKKVVVIGGSSGMGLAVAKMAANEGADVVIAGRSVEKLRRAADEIRQPVETRPLDVTQEREVKEFFAETGELDHLVVTAATGVTGGFLELDTASFRQVFDSKFWGQYFAARYGAQRIREGGSLTLFSGVAAAKPMAGLSAYAAVNGAVEALCRSLAVELAPLRVNAVSPGIVDTPAYAGMNPSERKKMFDSLAARLPARRVGRPEDVAAAVVALMKNGYATGSVVCVDGGYRLV, encoded by the coding sequence ATGTCTCTCGGCGAAAAAAAAGTGGTAGTAATCGGCGGCAGTTCCGGCATGGGACTCGCCGTGGCGAAGATGGCGGCGAACGAAGGAGCCGATGTGGTGATCGCCGGCCGTTCCGTGGAGAAACTTCGGCGGGCGGCGGACGAGATTCGCCAGCCGGTGGAGACCCGCCCTCTCGACGTGACCCAGGAGCGGGAGGTGAAGGAATTCTTCGCCGAGACTGGTGAGCTGGACCACCTGGTGGTCACCGCCGCCACCGGCGTGACAGGGGGGTTCCTGGAACTCGACACCGCCTCTTTCCGCCAGGTATTCGACAGCAAGTTCTGGGGCCAGTACTTCGCAGCCCGATACGGGGCGCAGCGGATCAGGGAAGGTGGTTCCCTCACCCTTTTCTCCGGGGTCGCCGCGGCAAAGCCGATGGCCGGACTCTCGGCCTACGCCGCCGTCAATGGTGCCGTGGAGGCCCTGTGCCGGAGCCTCGCCGTGGAACTGGCGCCGCTGCGGGTGAACGCCGTCTCGCCGGGGATCGTCGACACCCCCGCCTACGCCGGCATGAACCCCTCGGAGCGGAAGAAGATGTTCGATTCCCTCGCCGCCCGGCTCCCGGCCCGCCGCGTGGGGCGCCCCGAAGATGTGGCCGCCGCGGTGGTGGCGCTCATGAAGAATGGGTACGCCACCGGCTCTGTGGTCTGCGTGGATGGGGGGTACCGGCTGGTGTGA
- a CDS encoding MarC family protein: MNAYINFFVAIWLKFFFLLTPFFVMSVFLSMTQEIAPRERRRLALKVTVAVLAACFTLFFFGNHLFSLFGITIDSFRIGAGALLFLSAVQMVQGDAAVAPGERQGDISVVPLAIPVTVGPATTGALLVMGAELQGAWQTVVGCAALAAAVLCVGMLLASAASVEHVIGKRGITILSKLTGLMLAALAAQIIFTGIKSFLALK; this comes from the coding sequence ATGAATGCGTACATCAACTTCTTCGTCGCCATCTGGCTCAAGTTCTTCTTCCTCCTGACCCCGTTCTTCGTGATGTCGGTCTTCCTCTCCATGACTCAGGAGATCGCCCCGCGGGAGCGGCGACGCCTCGCCCTCAAGGTGACCGTGGCAGTGCTGGCGGCCTGCTTCACCCTCTTTTTCTTCGGCAATCACCTCTTCTCCCTTTTCGGGATCACCATCGACTCGTTCCGGATCGGCGCCGGCGCCCTACTCTTCCTCTCGGCAGTGCAGATGGTCCAGGGTGACGCCGCCGTGGCCCCCGGCGAACGCCAGGGAGACATCTCGGTGGTACCGCTGGCGATCCCTGTCACCGTCGGCCCCGCCACCACCGGAGCGCTCCTCGTCATGGGGGCCGAGCTCCAGGGGGCATGGCAGACCGTGGTCGGCTGCGCCGCCCTGGCCGCAGCGGTTCTCTGCGTCGGGATGCTGCTGGCCTCCGCCGCTTCCGTCGAGCACGTGATCGGCAAACGCGGCATCACCATCCTCAGCAAGCTGACCGGCCTCATGCTGGCCGCCCTGGCGGCCCAGATCATCTTCACCGGGATAAAGAGTTTCCTCGCGCTGAAATAA
- the rpsM gene encoding 30S ribosomal protein S13, translated as MARIAGIDLPRNKRVEIALTYIFGIGRSTAQTILTETGVGFDTRTDNLTEAEVAKIREYIDKNVKVEGDLRRDVSMNIKRLMDLGCYRGLRHRKGLPVRGQRTKTNARTRKGPARTVAGKKK; from the coding sequence TTGGCACGCATTGCAGGCATAGACCTACCAAGGAACAAACGAGTTGAAATCGCGCTGACTTACATCTTTGGTATCGGACGTTCGACAGCACAAACGATTCTTACCGAGACAGGGGTTGGTTTTGATACTAGGACCGACAACTTGACTGAGGCTGAAGTAGCCAAAATTCGTGAGTATATTGACAAGAATGTCAAGGTTGAAGGCGACCTGAGACGTGATGTTTCAATGAACATTAAGCGGTTGATGGACCTTGGATGCTATCGCGGTCTGCGTCACAGAAAGGGTCTCCCTGTTCGAGGGCAGCGGACTAAGACAAATGCTCGTACCCGTAAAGGTCCGGCCCGAACCGTCGCTGGTAAGAAAAAATAG
- a CDS encoding sodium-dependent transporter — translation MSSQPATERRNATVCPADAGKPRDAFTTSLGIIAATLGSAVGLGNIWKFPSLTGANGGAAFLVIYLVSTLLVGLPVMISELMLGRQAKSDAITTLRTLAPRRQPWWLVGAAGALAAFLILAFYTEVAGWVFAYIVKAAAGGLLTTDPAVTSKAFTILVADPAQSLFWQWLVLAVIGSIIVLGVSKGIEKTTKRLMPVLFLLLVAIGVRSLTLPGASAGLAFLFRPDFSKVTGTTILTAMGLSFFKLSTGMGTMITYGSYFRDDQNVPMTAIRVMLADLTVSLLAGIAVFPAVFAFGFKPEAGPSLLFITIPAVFAAMPFGSVFMVLFFILAAIAATGAMLSLLEVPVAFLHEHFCLPRLKATAITVLLLGLLGSTAALSGSVLATVTPFGMTFFDLYDFLTSNLLLPVGGMMICIFTGWVYGFGRVEEALSNGGVIANARVIRIFFGIVKFISPLLVLTILLKGLKVF, via the coding sequence ATGTCATCACAACCGGCCACCGAACGGCGCAACGCAACGGTCTGCCCTGCCGATGCCGGAAAGCCCCGTGACGCCTTCACCACAAGCCTGGGGATCATCGCCGCCACCCTCGGCTCCGCCGTGGGGCTCGGCAATATCTGGAAGTTCCCTTCTCTCACCGGCGCCAACGGTGGCGCGGCGTTTCTCGTCATTTACCTGGTGAGCACCCTGCTGGTGGGGCTGCCGGTTATGATCTCGGAGCTGATGCTCGGCCGCCAGGCCAAATCCGACGCCATCACCACTCTCCGCACCCTGGCTCCGCGACGCCAGCCGTGGTGGCTCGTGGGAGCAGCAGGAGCCCTGGCGGCGTTCCTGATACTCGCTTTCTACACCGAGGTGGCGGGTTGGGTCTTTGCCTACATCGTCAAGGCGGCCGCAGGCGGGCTCCTCACCACCGACCCCGCCGTCACATCGAAAGCCTTCACCATCCTCGTGGCCGACCCGGCCCAGTCTCTTTTCTGGCAGTGGCTCGTCCTGGCCGTTATCGGCTCCATCATCGTTCTCGGGGTCTCCAAGGGGATCGAGAAGACCACCAAGCGCCTCATGCCGGTCCTCTTCCTGCTCCTTGTAGCCATCGGGGTCAGAAGTCTCACCTTGCCCGGGGCGAGCGCCGGACTCGCCTTTCTCTTCCGGCCCGATTTCTCCAAGGTGACCGGTACCACGATCCTCACTGCCATGGGGCTCTCGTTCTTCAAGCTCTCCACCGGCATGGGGACTATGATCACCTACGGCAGCTACTTCCGCGACGATCAGAACGTGCCGATGACCGCCATCCGCGTCATGCTCGCCGACCTGACCGTCTCGCTCCTGGCGGGGATCGCCGTCTTCCCCGCAGTCTTCGCGTTCGGCTTCAAGCCCGAGGCGGGACCGTCACTCCTCTTCATCACCATTCCGGCGGTTTTTGCGGCTATGCCCTTCGGCAGCGTATTCATGGTCCTCTTCTTCATTCTGGCCGCCATCGCCGCCACAGGAGCCATGCTTTCGCTGCTGGAGGTGCCAGTGGCGTTCCTTCACGAGCACTTCTGCCTGCCGCGGCTCAAGGCGACGGCCATCACCGTTCTGCTCCTCGGCCTCCTCGGCTCCACTGCGGCGCTCTCGGGGAGCGTCCTGGCCACCGTGACCCCCTTCGGCATGACTTTTTTTGACCTCTACGACTTCCTGACCTCCAACCTCCTCCTGCCGGTGGGGGGGATGATGATCTGCATCTTCACCGGCTGGGTTTACGGCTTCGGGCGGGTGGAGGAGGCTCTCTCCAACGGCGGGGTGATCGCCAATGCCAGGGTGATCCGAATATTCTTCGGCATCGTCAAATTCATCTCACCGCTGCTGGTGCTGACGATCCTGCTGAAGGGACTGAAGGTTTTCTGA
- the rplQ gene encoding 50S ribosomal protein L17: protein MRHNKAGRRLGRTTSHRVAMFRNMVTSFLNHERITTTDAKAKELRSIAEKMITLGKRGDLHAMRQAAAYIRDKKVVTKLFSTIAPRYAERAGGYTRIIKLGIRPGDNAPLSIIELVEETVEKKTKKSKPTKVAPTVVTEASVPTAPVAEEAVNEQQQTAVEDSAEGCEAKAD from the coding sequence ATGCGTCACAATAAGGCGGGAAGAAGACTTGGAAGGACAACGAGTCACCGGGTGGCCATGTTCAGGAACATGGTGACTTCGTTTTTGAATCATGAGCGGATTACGACTACCGATGCAAAGGCAAAGGAACTGCGCTCGATTGCGGAGAAGATGATTACGCTCGGCAAGCGGGGAGATCTCCATGCTATGCGTCAGGCTGCTGCCTACATCCGCGACAAGAAGGTCGTAACAAAACTTTTTTCGACCATTGCACCACGTTACGCTGAACGTGCCGGCGGCTACACCAGAATCATCAAGCTTGGCATCCGCCCTGGCGATAATGCTCCGCTGTCGATCATCGAACTTGTTGAGGAGACGGTAGAGAAGAAGACTAAGAAATCCAAACCGACCAAGGTTGCTCCCACGGTGGTGACTGAAGCCAGTGTGCCGACTGCACCCGTTGCGGAGGAGGCAGTCAATGAGCAACAACAGACGGCTGTCGAAGATTCTGCAGAAGGTTGTGAGGCCAAAGCGGATTAA
- the wrbA gene encoding NAD(P)H:quinone oxidoreductase — MKVLVLFYSMYGHIHRMAEAVAEGIREVPGAEVLLRRVPETLPADVLEKMGATEPQKAFAHIPVATVDDLAAADAVIFGTPTRFGNMCGQMRQFLDATGGLWMKGTLVGKVGSVFTSSATQHGGQESTILTFHTFLLHQGMVVVGLPYAFAGQMRNDEITGGSPYGASTIAGTQGERQPTENELAAARFQGKHAATIAARLVAA; from the coding sequence ATGAAAGTTCTCGTTCTTTTCTATTCCATGTACGGTCACATCCACCGGATGGCCGAGGCAGTGGCAGAGGGAATCCGGGAGGTCCCGGGTGCCGAGGTGCTGCTCCGCCGGGTCCCCGAGACCCTCCCCGCCGACGTCCTGGAAAAGATGGGAGCCACGGAGCCCCAGAAGGCGTTTGCCCACATCCCCGTGGCCACCGTGGATGACCTGGCCGCCGCCGATGCCGTCATCTTCGGCACCCCTACCCGTTTCGGCAACATGTGCGGCCAGATGCGCCAGTTTCTCGACGCCACCGGCGGCCTCTGGATGAAGGGGACCCTCGTCGGCAAAGTGGGGAGCGTCTTCACCAGCTCCGCCACCCAGCACGGCGGGCAGGAGTCGACCATCCTCACCTTCCACACGTTCCTTCTCCACCAGGGGATGGTGGTGGTGGGACTTCCCTACGCCTTCGCCGGCCAGATGCGCAACGACGAGATCACCGGCGGCTCTCCCTATGGCGCTTCCACCATCGCCGGAACCCAGGGCGAACGGCAGCCCACCGAGAACGAGCTCGCCGCCGCCCGGTTCCAGGGAAAGCATGCGGCGACCATCGCCGCCAGGCTGGTAGCGGCCTGA
- the rpsK gene encoding 30S ribosomal protein S11 — translation MASPAKKVVKKKKEKKNIPNGVAHIQATFNNTIITITDPAGNVIAWSTAGCKGFKGSRKSTPFAAQVAAEDCARKAQEHGMRNVEVYVKGPGSGRESALRALQAAGFHVNFIRDVTPIPHNGCRPPKRRRV, via the coding sequence ATGGCTAGCCCCGCAAAGAAGGTCGTTAAGAAGAAGAAAGAGAAGAAGAATATTCCGAATGGAGTCGCCCACATCCAGGCGACTTTCAACAACACGATCATAACGATTACCGATCCGGCAGGCAACGTGATTGCGTGGTCTACTGCTGGGTGTAAAGGCTTTAAAGGCTCGAGGAAAAGCACGCCTTTTGCTGCTCAAGTCGCCGCTGAAGACTGCGCCCGTAAGGCTCAAGAGCATGGCATGCGGAATGTAGAAGTCTACGTGAAGGGGCCTGGCTCCGGGCGTGAGTCTGCACTCCGCGCACTGCAAGCGGCAGGTTTTCATGTGAATTTCATCCGGGACGTTACGCCCATTCCGCATAACGGTTGCCGTCCTCCGAAGCGCAGAAGGGTTTAG
- a CDS encoding triphosphoribosyl-dephospho-CoA synthase, translated as MNASRIMEIERFAQALVKGAAMQLYLTPKPGLVDLVDCGSHPDLSLAKMERSLHIIGDYLAETIRSLADGERFLCQAVIGRRAEQVMLDELGTNTHRGYIFLSGLLLISRWHAGSDDAHRLGQAVAALAREYFAVSEEQESNGHAVRKRFGAGGIVRESLAGLPSLFSCAVPAYLDAIDRVGCFTAASFSTLARLMQTVEDTTTLHRCGTMGLARIRRDGQLLEQTIDEGADFMPLLAELNREYTRMNLTMGGVADMLGLAYGYLTAAGLLTGDAGKSRRPRPLSLHRCASGT; from the coding sequence ATGAACGCTTCGCGCATCATGGAGATCGAGCGGTTTGCCCAGGCCCTCGTCAAGGGAGCCGCCATGCAGCTCTACCTCACGCCGAAGCCGGGACTCGTGGATCTCGTCGACTGCGGTTCCCACCCCGATCTCTCCCTGGCGAAGATGGAGCGCTCGCTCCACATCATCGGCGATTACCTGGCGGAGACGATCCGCTCCCTCGCCGACGGCGAACGGTTCCTCTGCCAGGCGGTCATCGGCCGCCGCGCCGAGCAGGTGATGCTCGACGAGCTCGGCACCAATACCCACAGGGGATACATCTTCCTGAGCGGACTTCTCCTCATCAGCCGCTGGCATGCCGGCTCCGACGACGCTCACCGCCTCGGTCAGGCCGTTGCCGCCCTGGCGCGAGAGTACTTCGCCGTCAGCGAAGAGCAGGAAAGCAACGGCCACGCCGTCCGCAAACGCTTCGGCGCCGGCGGCATCGTCCGGGAAAGCCTCGCGGGGCTCCCCTCGCTCTTCTCCTGCGCCGTGCCGGCGTACCTCGATGCCATTGACCGCGTCGGCTGCTTCACCGCGGCATCCTTCTCCACCCTCGCCCGCCTCATGCAGACCGTTGAGGACACCACCACCCTGCACCGTTGCGGCACCATGGGACTCGCCCGGATCAGGCGCGACGGTCAGCTCCTGGAGCAGACCATCGACGAGGGGGCCGATTTCATGCCGCTGCTCGCGGAGCTGAACCGCGAATACACCCGGATGAACCTCACCATGGGGGGGGTGGCAGACATGCTGGGCCTTGCCTACGGCTACCTCACCGCCGCCGGGCTCCTGACCGGCGATGCGGGCAAGTCCCGCCGCCCGCGCCCCCTCTCCCTGCACCGCTGCGCCTCTGGCACCTGA
- a CDS encoding acyl-CoA thioesterase: protein MGCGTTGRVWTLIETLLPQDTNPVGSIFGGVLMSLMDKAAAITAWRYTRGVVVTAGVEEISFLRPVRVGEVVKVCARVVNTGRTSLDMDVVVEAEDVFTGESAMAARGFFTMVALDKEGMPTEVPPWNPRTAEERQERDQARTRRALRRQNNTLPLPE from the coding sequence ATGGGATGTGGCACCACCGGACGGGTATGGACACTGATAGAGACTCTCCTCCCCCAGGACACGAACCCGGTAGGGTCGATCTTCGGTGGTGTTCTCATGAGTCTCATGGATAAGGCGGCAGCCATCACTGCCTGGCGCTACACCCGCGGCGTGGTGGTTACCGCCGGAGTGGAGGAGATCTCTTTCCTCCGTCCGGTGCGGGTGGGAGAAGTGGTGAAGGTCTGCGCGCGGGTGGTGAACACCGGCCGAACCTCCCTCGATATGGACGTGGTGGTGGAGGCCGAAGATGTCTTCACCGGCGAAAGCGCCATGGCGGCCCGGGGATTTTTCACCATGGTGGCTCTGGACAAGGAGGGAATGCCGACGGAGGTGCCACCATGGAATCCCCGTACCGCCGAGGAACGGCAGGAACGCGATCAGGCCCGCACACGCCGCGCCCTGCGCCGCCAGAACAACACACTCCCACTTCCCGAATAA
- the rpsD gene encoding 30S ribosomal protein S4: MARYTGPSCRLCRRENMELFLKGERCYTDKCAIKRRNYPPGQHGQGRSKVSNYGVQLREKQKVRRIYGILEKQFRGYFQEADRLRGVTGENLLSLLERRLDNVVYRLGFAASRTEARILVRHNHFTVNGRKANIGSIQLRPGDVVELKEKSRKISCINESLEAVVRRGIPQWLDLDKDSYKGTVKTLPVREDVTMPIQEQLIVELYSK, from the coding sequence TTGGCAAGATATACAGGTCCTTCCTGCAGGCTTTGCAGAAGGGAAAATATGGAGCTGTTTCTTAAAGGGGAGCGCTGTTACACCGACAAGTGTGCAATCAAGCGGAGAAACTATCCGCCGGGACAGCACGGCCAGGGGCGTTCTAAGGTTTCCAATTATGGTGTTCAGCTTCGTGAGAAGCAAAAGGTGCGCCGTATCTATGGGATTCTGGAGAAGCAGTTCCGTGGATACTTCCAAGAGGCGGATCGGTTGAGGGGCGTGACCGGCGAGAACCTGCTTTCTCTTCTCGAGCGTCGTCTCGATAACGTTGTGTATCGTCTCGGTTTTGCCGCATCGCGTACGGAGGCTAGGATTCTTGTTCGCCACAATCACTTTACGGTGAATGGAAGAAAGGCGAATATTGGCTCGATTCAACTTCGTCCGGGAGATGTGGTTGAGCTCAAGGAGAAGAGCCGTAAGATTTCCTGCATTAACGAATCGCTTGAGGCTGTTGTGCGTCGCGGAATTCCCCAGTGGCTGGATTTGGATAAGGACTCCTATAAGGGGACGGTAAAGACTCTCCCTGTTAGAGAAGACGTTACTATGCCGATTCAAGAACAGCTCATTGTCGAGTTGTACTCCAAGTAA
- a CDS encoding DNA-directed RNA polymerase subunit alpha, producing MYRNWRDLISPKKLQVESDSLSNTYGKFFAEPFERGFGTTLGNSLRRVLLSSLQGAAITSVRIKGVLHEFSAIPGVTEDVTNIILNLKGVALKMHGIEPRTVRIILKGEGSVKAGDIITDPNVEVLNPDHHIATCSKDANLEMDMVVKIGKGYVPADRNRDEKAPVGTIPIDAIFSPIKKVNFTVSNARVGQMTDYDKLTLEVWTNGSVIPEDAVAYAAKILKEQLTIFINFDEESEPLLEMAGEEDREKINENLYRTVDELELSVRSANCLKNAGIKLIGELVSRTEAEMLKTQNFGRKSLNEIKDILAEMGLTLGMKLEDFPDPEVIRRLRGDRKDEE from the coding sequence ATGTATAGAAACTGGCGCGACCTGATCAGCCCGAAGAAGCTTCAGGTTGAGAGCGATTCGCTTAGCAATACATATGGCAAGTTTTTTGCTGAACCTTTTGAGCGTGGGTTTGGTACAACGCTCGGTAACTCGCTGAGACGCGTGTTGTTATCTTCGCTCCAAGGTGCCGCTATTACTTCTGTTCGGATCAAAGGGGTTTTGCATGAGTTTTCTGCGATCCCTGGCGTAACGGAGGATGTGACCAATATAATTCTCAACCTCAAAGGGGTTGCGCTCAAGATGCACGGCATTGAGCCGCGTACCGTGCGCATCATCCTCAAAGGTGAGGGGTCGGTCAAGGCCGGTGATATCATCACGGATCCCAATGTTGAGGTTTTGAACCCAGACCATCATATCGCTACCTGCTCCAAGGATGCGAATCTTGAGATGGATATGGTGGTAAAGATCGGCAAGGGCTACGTGCCTGCGGATCGCAACCGGGATGAAAAGGCGCCAGTTGGGACGATTCCGATCGATGCAATTTTCTCCCCGATTAAAAAGGTCAACTTTACGGTATCGAACGCACGGGTTGGGCAGATGACCGACTACGACAAGCTGACGCTCGAGGTATGGACCAACGGAAGCGTCATTCCGGAAGATGCCGTTGCGTATGCAGCAAAGATTCTCAAAGAGCAACTCACCATCTTTATCAACTTTGATGAAGAATCGGAGCCTCTTCTTGAGATGGCTGGTGAAGAGGATCGTGAAAAAATCAACGAGAATCTCTACCGTACGGTTGACGAACTTGAACTTTCTGTCCGTTCGGCCAATTGCCTCAAGAATGCTGGCATCAAGTTGATCGGTGAGCTCGTGTCTCGCACGGAGGCCGAGATGCTCAAAACACAGAATTTTGGGCGCAAATCGCTTAATGAGATTAAGGATATTCTGGCAGAGATGGGGCTGACTCTTGGCATGAAGCTAGAGGATTTTCCTGACCCGGAAGTCATCCGTAGATTGCGTGGCGATCGTAAGGACGAAGAATAA